The proteins below are encoded in one region of Silene latifolia isolate original U9 population chromosome 2, ASM4854445v1, whole genome shotgun sequence:
- the LOC141642452 gene encoding F-box protein At4g22280-like yields MKRISKKPKHGQLNPADRLSALPDNVVYHIVSFLGFKEACRTSILSKTWKYISDTNPDMELSNEVFSAKPGRADAYIKIDSFLKYVETRMKRYSKQKLLIKKLTLGFPIQRMTFRNTKVPLENKAEQWVEIAVRNQVEELVLIGPKNYELSHILFTSNSLRCLDCTCLEIYDYKGIAGFPSLESLFLDEVYVEDAVLNRIISSSLSLKHLRMVGCSGTYKSIKSIVIPCNSKLETLDLSKSLSIDEGIVTIESSSLTSFQYIGDSRSGGVTGARVERWPVISKDGVLRNLRVLKVGFVSITDEVLGKLLSELVLLETLKLCNCSMLKTIRISSALLKDFRVENCSDLLDVTIDAPCLDTFKYKGDFKLSMCINAVAGCDMSLHVPPSSFYPHRVSKLKRLLKGLSNRHVLKIALPEKPRKPNQNVCPVDIDFDDIDEIIPDEK; encoded by the exons ATGAAACGCATTAGCAAGAAACCGAAACATGGGCAGTTGAATCCTGCCGATAGGCTGTCCGCTTTACCCGATAATGTCGTTTACCATATCGTTTCTTTTCTGGGATTTAAGGAGGCCTGTAGAACTAGCATTTTGTCGAAAACATGGAAGTATATTTCAGACACAAACCCAGATATGGAGTTGTCTAATGAAGTTTTTTCAGCAAAACCTGGTCGGGCAGATGCTTATATTAAGATCGATAGTTTTCTGAAATACGTCGAAACTAGAATGAAGCGATATTCTAAACAGAAACTGCTTATAAAGAAGCTCACACTTGGATTTCCTATCCAAAGGATGACATTTCGAAATACTAAGGTACCATTGGAAAACAAGGCTGAGCAATGGGTTGAGATAGCAGTGCGTAACCAAGTGGAGGAACTTGTTCTTATTGGTCCGAAAAATTACGAACTGTCCCACATTTTGTTTACTTCAAACTCATTAAGATGTCTCGATTGTACTTGTCTCGAGATATATGACTACAAAGGCATTGCTGGTTTTCCGTCTCTTGAATCTTTGTTTTTAGATGAGGTCTATGTAGAGGATGCAGTTCTAAATCGTATTATTAGTTCCTCTCTGTCACTGAAACATTTGAGGATGGTTGGTTGCAGTGGTACCTACAAAAGTATCAAAAGTATCGTGATTCCTTGCAATAGTAAACTGGAGACGCTCGATCTAAGTAAAAGTTTATCTATAGATGAGGGGATAGTCACTATTGAATCCTCTAGTCTTACTTCTTTTCAGTATATAGGCGACTCGCGCAGTGGTGGTGTTACTGGTGCCCGTGTTGAACGCTGGCCAGTTATTTCAAAAGACGGTGTCTTGAGAAACTTGAGGGTACTAAAAGTCGGTTTTGTTAGCATTACTGATGAGGTTCTTGGCAAACTACTATCTGAACTCGTCTTGCTAGAGACTTTGAAGTTATGCAACTGTTCTATGCTGAAAACTATCCGGATTTCAAGTGCTCTGCTAAAGGATTTTCGTGTAGAAAATTGTTCAGACTTGTTGGATGTTACCATTGATGCTCCATGTCTTGACACCTTTAAATATAAAGGCGACTTTAAGCTGTCCATGTGTATCAATGCTGTAGCGGGTTGTGATATGTCGCTTCACGTACCACCTTCTTCTTTTTATCCTCACAGAGTTTCGAAATTGAAGAGGCTTCTGAAAGGACTAAGCAACCGCCATGTTTTAAAAATTGCGTTGCCTGAGAAGCCTCGAAAACCTAATCAG AACGTATGTCCTGTTGATATCGACTTTGATGATATTGATGAGATCATCCCTGATGAGAAGTAG